The following proteins come from a genomic window of Aquimarina sp. MAR_2010_214:
- a CDS encoding TonB-dependent siderophore receptor, translating into MNKFSLILLLIIVNSVNVWGQVPKQKEDLEKEKKINVLPDVIITENKRKVKNDTTSSTLKIGVPLIEIPQNIISVSAALLKEQGAFVLKDAARNASGVYFGLNNDVFDGAGNLYLRGFTQNGIFRNGLPSGNFRGSQDDEAVIDRIEFIKGPAGFLGSKGEAGGKINIVTKTPGNSRIINATLTGGSYNFYRAAVDLGSIVKEKGFSYRFNAAYNYQQYFVDIMKMHKFIIAPVIQYNFSKRTSILAEYVLNNQNAIAGSTFTKFFPTDKLLTDDRRANYLADPGLPNSTSKAQNARLVLNHEFNDNWKMTHQSSYSKTPADTWSFLSEETYNAVGFDENGRTNRLAWNSFTNSETLSTQFFVNGKFKIGKKIKHHVLVGTEYARSKDSTYQSFGLKSFLFDINNLQYGLDRNELLDQEAFLIYKSDNNFLAAYLYNNIKIGKRLIVDFGGQYTYNENKTIFNTEAATTFDQKAFTPRVGITYMIDKNTSVFALYDESFVPKNGQDKQGNLFKPIRGQDKEIGIKRNWFNGLLSTSVTAFNISRNNMTTQDPTDPLFSVQLGQVVNKGIEVDVIGNITKNISISANYAYTKGTITKDTNPAIVGQLSSFSPRELINSWVRYTFPANVFPGFSLSLGNTSIVKRATNTVDAFLPDYSKFDGSIAYTRGKFTTRLLLDNLTNKRYILTGDIYEGNAYYTEGAPFNFKISLSVKL; encoded by the coding sequence ATGAACAAGTTCAGTTTAATTCTTCTATTAATCATAGTAAACTCTGTAAATGTCTGGGGACAAGTACCAAAACAAAAAGAGGATTTAGAAAAAGAAAAAAAAATCAATGTACTGCCAGATGTAATCATCACCGAAAATAAACGGAAGGTAAAAAATGACACGACCTCTTCTACCTTAAAAATAGGCGTGCCGTTAATAGAAATTCCTCAAAATATTATTAGTGTATCTGCTGCTCTTTTAAAAGAGCAAGGAGCATTTGTTTTAAAAGACGCTGCTCGTAATGCAAGTGGTGTATATTTTGGTCTAAATAATGATGTCTTTGATGGCGCAGGTAATTTATACTTAAGAGGTTTTACTCAAAACGGGATTTTCAGAAATGGCCTTCCTAGCGGAAATTTTAGAGGATCTCAAGACGATGAAGCTGTAATAGATCGAATAGAATTTATTAAAGGCCCCGCAGGTTTTTTAGGTTCTAAAGGTGAAGCTGGCGGGAAAATTAATATCGTCACAAAAACACCCGGGAATTCTAGGATTATAAATGCAACCTTAACCGGAGGTAGTTATAATTTTTATAGAGCAGCAGTCGATCTAGGTTCTATTGTGAAAGAAAAAGGGTTTTCTTATCGTTTTAACGCTGCGTATAATTATCAACAATATTTTGTAGATATCATGAAGATGCACAAATTTATTATCGCACCGGTTATACAGTACAATTTTAGTAAACGCACTTCTATTTTAGCAGAATATGTCCTAAATAATCAAAATGCTATTGCCGGATCCACTTTTACCAAATTTTTTCCTACAGATAAATTATTAACCGACGATAGAAGGGCTAATTATCTGGCAGACCCTGGATTACCAAACTCTACTTCTAAAGCGCAAAATGCACGACTGGTACTTAATCATGAATTTAATGATAACTGGAAGATGACACACCAATCTTCATATTCTAAAACACCCGCAGATACCTGGTCTTTCTTATCTGAAGAAACATACAATGCTGTAGGTTTTGATGAAAATGGAAGAACAAATAGGTTAGCATGGAATTCTTTTACAAATAGTGAAACATTATCGACTCAGTTTTTTGTGAACGGAAAATTTAAAATCGGAAAAAAAATAAAACATCACGTGTTAGTCGGAACTGAGTATGCTAGATCAAAAGATTCTACATATCAGAGTTTTGGTCTTAAATCATTTTTATTTGATATCAATAATCTACAATATGGTCTAGACAGAAACGAACTTTTGGATCAAGAAGCATTTTTAATTTACAAGTCCGACAATAATTTTTTAGCAGCATATCTCTATAATAATATAAAAATTGGCAAAAGATTGATTGTAGATTTTGGAGGGCAATATACGTATAACGAAAACAAAACTATTTTCAATACAGAGGCTGCGACTACCTTTGATCAAAAAGCGTTCACCCCAAGAGTTGGTATAACCTATATGATAGACAAAAACACATCTGTCTTTGCACTGTATGATGAAAGTTTTGTTCCCAAAAACGGCCAGGATAAGCAAGGTAATCTATTTAAGCCAATACGCGGACAGGATAAAGAAATAGGAATTAAAAGAAACTGGTTTAATGGATTGTTATCTACTTCGGTAACTGCTTTCAATATTTCTAGAAACAATATGACTACTCAAGATCCTACTGATCCATTATTCAGCGTACAACTAGGGCAAGTTGTAAACAAAGGTATTGAAGTTGATGTTATAGGAAATATTACCAAAAATATATCTATATCTGCAAATTATGCATATACCAAAGGAACAATAACTAAGGACACAAATCCTGCTATTGTAGGGCAACTTTCTTCTTTCTCTCCTAGAGAACTTATCAATAGTTGGGTGCGCTATACATTTCCTGCAAATGTATTCCCTGGTTTTAGTTTAAGTCTTGGGAATACTTCTATCGTAAAAAGAGCAACAAATACTGTAGATGCTTTTCTTCCAGATTATTCCAAATTTGATGGATCTATTGCATATACGAGAGGGAAATTCACGACTAGATTACTACTAGACAACCTTACCAATAAACGATATATTCTAACAGGAGATATATATGAAGGTAATGCATATTATACAGAAGGAGCTCCTTTTAATTTCAAAATTTCGTTAAGTGTTAAGTTATAG
- a CDS encoding pinensin family lanthipeptide translates to MKNSKSKLTLDELQVESFVTSISSEVSKHIAGGVLAHPTHTGATDRHAGCTCANRVQGPAFDL, encoded by the coding sequence ATGAAAAATTCAAAAAGCAAATTAACATTAGATGAGTTACAAGTAGAGAGTTTTGTAACCAGTATCAGCTCTGAAGTATCAAAACATATTGCTGGAGGTGTTTTAGCACACCCTACCCACACAGGCGCAACAGATCGTCATGCAGGATGTACTTGTGCAAATCGAGTACAAGGTCCAGCCTTTGATTTATAA
- a CDS encoding thiopeptide-type bacteriocin biosynthesis protein has product MVNVDQHIWISAYLFHEKSANEFLIEFVQPFLEKMKLEKELLRYFFIRYYEDGPHIRLRLLVKKNVERKWKKRLQEEREAYYFEENSLVTDKGCPNSGIRLVEYTPEVDRYGGMEVISAAELQFESCSEVALKSLLQYSKNWKDNTAFFLAIKMHLISFVSMGFSDEDMKKTCKFFIQEWLPSLYDISKPEEEQQQFFLSEFSKKFDIYKQQMVFAVCTFLKDIKTSAPEDIVLNTYYLENKDVGKRYSNKQLNLSIESSIATSFMHMTHNRLGIINTDEAFLVYLLYKCLENNNIDE; this is encoded by the coding sequence ATGGTAAACGTAGATCAGCACATATGGATTTCTGCATATCTGTTTCATGAGAAATCAGCAAATGAATTTCTTATTGAGTTTGTTCAACCTTTTTTAGAAAAAATGAAGCTTGAAAAAGAGTTGTTGAGATATTTTTTTATAAGATATTACGAAGATGGGCCACATATACGATTAAGATTATTGGTAAAAAAAAATGTTGAAAGAAAATGGAAAAAGAGACTGCAAGAGGAAAGAGAAGCATACTATTTTGAAGAAAATAGTTTAGTAACAGACAAAGGATGTCCAAATAGCGGTATTCGACTTGTTGAGTATACTCCTGAAGTAGATAGGTATGGAGGTATGGAGGTAATTAGTGCAGCAGAATTACAATTTGAGTCCTGTTCTGAAGTTGCCTTGAAGAGTTTACTGCAATATTCTAAAAACTGGAAAGATAACACAGCTTTTTTTTTAGCAATAAAAATGCATTTGATTTCCTTCGTAAGTATGGGTTTCAGTGATGAAGATATGAAAAAAACCTGTAAGTTTTTTATTCAGGAATGGCTTCCTTCTTTATATGATATTTCAAAACCAGAAGAAGAACAGCAACAATTTTTTCTTTCAGAATTTTCCAAAAAATTTGATATATATAAACAACAAATGGTATTTGCTGTTTGTACATTCTTAAAAGATATTAAAACCAGTGCTCCTGAAGATATTGTGTTAAATACATATTATTTAGAAAATAAGGATGTAGGTAAGAGATATAGTAATAAACAACTCAACTTATCTATAGAGTCAAGTATCGCAACTAGTTTTATGCATATGACGCATAACCGTCTGGGAATTATAAATACAGACGAAGCTTTCCTTGTGTATTTATTGTATAAATGTTTAGAGAATAATAATATAGATGAATGA
- a CDS encoding DUF3526 domain-containing protein: MKTIFLFEWKKLIRTPFNILLLLFYISLGIYSIHYGNSVTKKQMLAIHDLENLYEEQVKTTIGYFNADTTITENKTSYHKAIQPIWIEHLVKPVATFRPNSFSSMAIGYRDVLPFYKEISTTDNSLHIYQTDISNPEILAAGNFDLSFVIIYLIPLLIIVFCHNIISEEKEQGTYTILKLQSNHLRKVLSYKLLFRFLLIIILTCILNTIAIYSAPSSTPVAILDFLCWQFVAICYLFFWFVICYVLISFQKNSVVTSLYMTGTWLLLSIIIPSLFIFYIDVLYPIGIKADMASEKRKIKESVWNLEPKVLIKKFRDHHPEYGLENPNDTLKYSAKHFVAYYEELENQLAPIAKIHKDKANKRKKLISRLSEFVPTLKVQKTLNQIGSTDFKSYTYVEESTFSFQEKWKKFIYHFIFNDKHVQVKDYLTMPKYALGNLQKPYKEILISVVELILLTLILIFLQRYLTLKPNKHLKFKK, encoded by the coding sequence ATGAAGACTATTTTTTTATTTGAATGGAAAAAATTGATCCGAACACCTTTCAATATTTTACTTCTACTATTCTATATCAGTTTAGGAATCTATAGTATTCACTATGGAAATAGTGTCACAAAAAAACAGATGCTAGCTATTCATGATTTAGAAAATTTATACGAAGAACAAGTTAAAACCACTATTGGCTATTTTAATGCAGATACTACTATTACTGAAAATAAGACTTCATATCATAAAGCTATCCAACCAATTTGGATAGAACATCTAGTTAAGCCTGTTGCTACATTTCGTCCGAATTCTTTTTCATCAATGGCTATTGGTTATAGGGATGTACTTCCTTTTTACAAAGAAATTTCTACAACAGATAACTCTCTACATATCTATCAAACGGATATTTCAAATCCAGAAATATTAGCCGCAGGTAATTTTGATTTATCCTTTGTAATTATCTACTTGATTCCTTTACTAATAATAGTTTTCTGCCATAATATAATTTCTGAGGAAAAAGAACAAGGAACATATACTATACTTAAACTACAAAGTAATCATCTTCGAAAAGTACTCTCATACAAATTACTATTTAGGTTCCTACTTATTATAATACTTACTTGTATTCTAAATACAATTGCTATCTATAGTGCTCCATCATCTACTCCTGTAGCTATTCTGGATTTTCTATGTTGGCAATTTGTAGCGATATGCTATTTATTTTTTTGGTTTGTTATTTGTTATGTACTGATCTCATTTCAGAAAAACTCTGTAGTCACGTCTTTATATATGACGGGAACATGGCTATTATTAAGCATTATTATCCCTTCACTTTTCATTTTTTATATTGACGTTTTGTATCCTATTGGGATAAAAGCCGATATGGCATCTGAAAAACGAAAGATCAAAGAAAGTGTTTGGAATCTTGAACCTAAAGTGCTCATTAAAAAATTTCGCGATCATCATCCAGAATATGGATTAGAAAATCCCAATGATACTTTAAAATATAGTGCGAAACATTTTGTTGCCTATTATGAAGAACTCGAAAATCAACTTGCACCTATAGCCAAAATTCACAAAGACAAGGCTAATAAACGGAAAAAATTAATATCTAGACTTTCAGAATTTGTACCCACTTTAAAAGTTCAAAAAACATTAAATCAAATTGGCAGTACTGATTTTAAGAGTTATACATACGTTGAAGAGTCTACATTTTCTTTTCAGGAAAAATGGAAAAAATTTATTTATCATTTCATCTTCAATGATAAACACGTACAGGTAAAAGACTACTTAACAATGCCTAAATACGCTTTAGGTAATTTACAAAAACCATATAAAGAAATTTTAATAAGTGTAGTAGAACTCATCCTACTCACTCTCATTTTAATCTTCTTACAAAGATACTTAACACTCAAACCTAACAAACATTTAAAATTTAAAAAATGA
- a CDS encoding lantibiotic dehydratase — protein sequence MKENNTDNLEEFEIFPYSFIRYASGHHSEFEHLKCDEVDSVVREMNTLRVEGDILRDKICNYLHTAVKDAHTSTEKQFFINIKRDIYNFRNISLHDRDKLLKLLSTKNKKEFEAYISVKHKKEELLLEWQNNYQRNSITYRTIIRELSRNELFQKGVRLSSKVFYTQLDTFLKKEMSSYGKKEARLEYSLLRYMTRMYFKTSPFSTFTHLGLCDLVEKEDVYTLARGEVCSKIRLNNDIFDYLKRLLVLDPEINEQLYLQLNPTIHEKDKKISFLINFHNLESFQSIANTGSIKLLLQTVKESGSIRMHEFIEKLQESIEGNSRQIKEYILKLIEIGLLEFDFQTSGIDPDWSLKLLSFLRKIDSPSHALKKTISVLEKQSTCCEMYASSNTNKRSIILEEMFQEFNVLFEFFLESMNIFKKDYKDYKEQYKKIFDTEKFRKHPYILPSLTTEKLIYEDSFIENRGKVSKVLLTKIIEDVNCLIKLLQPLDSFQEERNRIKSFYLNQYGENSETNLLDFYELYYTHIKKPQQDHKESDEYLDKHQENYNDTYRKWIEDFKQIIKPAINEADTEICIDQEMIYTMLKQWKTHRKTTLVSRAMFTQVFHNKGNFQAVINSVSQGLGRAVGRFLHLFDPEVSGDLKMFNIQNSKGVLFMELSDGSYFNANSHPPLLDYEIKIPDGHTSLPMDSQIAVKDILVYYDKNSEEVCLKHSISGKRILPFDLCLQSLDHRSKLYQLLACFSPDQSVSFRPIQRAVQELLFDDKERSPKREIYYFPRLVYNKQIILKRRRWSVLTTSIPQKGEQQSDADYFLSINHWRQKHNLPNQIFLYLRANSATKGEGAADDYKPQYIRFDTPLLIVLWNKLLKRAKEYIYFEEMSPDTEILKEQPVNELLVQWYFK from the coding sequence ATGAAAGAAAATAATACAGATAATTTAGAGGAATTTGAAATTTTCCCATATTCTTTTATACGATATGCTTCTGGGCATCATTCGGAATTTGAGCACCTTAAATGTGATGAAGTAGATAGTGTCGTAAGAGAAATGAATACCTTAAGAGTAGAGGGTGACATCTTAAGAGATAAGATTTGTAATTATCTACATACCGCAGTAAAAGATGCACATACATCTACCGAAAAACAGTTTTTTATAAATATAAAAAGAGATATTTACAATTTTAGAAATATTAGTCTTCATGATAGAGATAAACTTCTGAAGCTATTAAGTACAAAAAACAAAAAAGAATTTGAAGCATATATTTCTGTAAAACATAAGAAAGAGGAGCTGCTTCTAGAATGGCAAAATAACTATCAAAGAAATAGTATAACATATCGGACTATAATTCGAGAATTATCAAGAAATGAGCTTTTTCAAAAAGGAGTTAGATTATCGAGTAAAGTTTTTTATACCCAATTAGATACATTTCTTAAAAAGGAAATGTCGTCCTATGGAAAAAAAGAAGCAAGATTAGAATATAGTTTATTAAGGTACATGACCAGAATGTATTTTAAGACTTCTCCTTTTAGTACGTTTACACATTTAGGACTATGTGATTTAGTCGAAAAAGAAGACGTATATACACTTGCAAGGGGAGAGGTATGTAGTAAAATAAGACTGAATAATGATATATTTGATTATTTAAAAAGGTTACTTGTTTTAGATCCAGAAATTAACGAACAGTTATACCTTCAGCTCAATCCAACTATTCATGAAAAGGATAAGAAAATATCTTTTCTTATTAATTTTCACAATCTAGAATCCTTTCAAAGTATTGCGAATACAGGTAGCATAAAATTACTGTTGCAGACTGTAAAAGAAAGCGGTTCTATACGAATGCATGAGTTTATAGAAAAGCTACAAGAATCTATAGAAGGGAATTCCCGCCAAATTAAGGAGTATATATTGAAACTTATTGAAATTGGTCTTTTAGAGTTTGATTTTCAAACTTCAGGAATAGATCCGGATTGGAGTTTGAAATTATTAAGCTTTCTTAGAAAAATTGATAGCCCTTCACATGCTCTGAAAAAAACAATATCAGTTTTAGAAAAACAAAGTACTTGTTGTGAAATGTATGCGAGTTCTAATACGAACAAGAGGAGTATAATTCTAGAGGAAATGTTTCAGGAATTTAATGTGCTATTTGAGTTTTTTTTAGAAAGCATGAATATTTTCAAAAAAGACTATAAAGACTATAAGGAACAGTATAAGAAAATATTTGATACAGAAAAATTTAGAAAACATCCATATATACTTCCATCTCTTACTACAGAAAAACTAATATATGAAGATAGTTTTATTGAAAATAGAGGAAAAGTGAGTAAGGTTCTGCTTACAAAAATCATAGAAGATGTAAACTGCCTTATCAAATTATTGCAGCCTTTAGATAGTTTTCAAGAGGAAAGAAATAGAATAAAGTCTTTTTATTTAAATCAATATGGTGAAAATTCAGAAACAAATCTCCTGGATTTTTATGAACTTTATTATACGCATATAAAAAAACCACAACAGGATCATAAAGAAAGCGATGAATACCTTGATAAACATCAAGAAAATTATAATGATACGTATCGCAAATGGATTGAAGATTTTAAACAGATTATAAAACCGGCAATTAATGAAGCTGATACAGAAATATGTATAGATCAAGAAATGATCTATACCATGTTAAAACAATGGAAAACACATAGAAAAACGACTCTGGTTTCTCGAGCAATGTTTACACAAGTGTTTCATAATAAAGGCAATTTTCAAGCAGTAATAAATAGTGTTTCTCAGGGTTTGGGAAGAGCTGTTGGTCGATTCTTACACCTTTTTGACCCAGAAGTTTCTGGAGATTTGAAAATGTTTAATATACAAAACTCTAAAGGTGTTTTGTTTATGGAGTTAAGTGACGGCTCTTATTTTAACGCAAATTCTCATCCACCTTTGTTAGATTATGAAATTAAAATCCCGGATGGGCATACCAGTTTACCGATGGATTCTCAAATTGCAGTAAAAGATATTCTGGTTTATTATGATAAAAATAGTGAAGAAGTATGTTTAAAACATTCTATTAGCGGAAAACGAATTTTACCATTTGATTTATGCCTCCAGTCTTTGGATCATCGATCAAAATTGTACCAGCTTCTAGCATGTTTTTCTCCAGATCAATCAGTAAGTTTTAGACCTATACAAAGGGCTGTTCAAGAATTATTATTTGATGATAAGGAACGATCTCCCAAACGTGAAATTTATTATTTCCCCAGATTAGTATATAACAAACAGATCATTCTAAAAAGAAGAAGATGGTCGGTACTTACAACATCTATCCCTCAAAAAGGAGAACAACAAAGTGATGCGGATTATTTTTTAAGCATTAACCATTGGAGGCAAAAACATAATCTTCCGAATCAGATTTTTTTATATCTGCGTGCAAATTCAGCTACAAAAGGAGAAGGAGCAGCAGATGATTATAAACCACAATATATTCGATTTGATACTCCGTTACTAATAGTATTATGGAATAAACTACTTAAAAGAGCTAAGGAATATATTTATTTTGAAGAGATGTCTCCCGATACAGAAATATTAAAAGAACAACCGGTTAATGAACTTTTGGTGCAATGGTATTTTAAATAA
- a CDS encoding ABC transporter permease subunit → MWSIIAKKEIKQLISRQYFILLSIITWCTISISVFNGFKNYQNIKQQQEDAQKLFQNELSEKDRDPHSAAHFGTYIFKPFTSLSLYDPGVNNYSGTTYRVEAHKQSEMNFSNIPDTTTIMRFGELPVSTVFQLLIPLLIIFISFSSISKERETGTLKILFSQGLHHRSLVWGKIFGNYFIITLITLPVFICILITGVSSTELFIKAISFCIAYSIYFFIITSICVLISYQTKTSRNSLLSLLCIWILLCVIFPKLVASIAETKYPLISYHKFNKQIDHDFSFGVHEDGTYNERRKKTETKLLAQYNVDSISHLPINIDGALLQASEDYNSKIHHLRSIPISQQMERQKSMFKIAAFFTPYISIHQASMAFSGTDLYHHQDFHKNAKIYRDDFVKTLNAELTKIPKNKEHTVSTEFLKNMKKFNYEQPLIRFVFGKQYLVFISFFYWLALLIFLIEISIKKNNIL, encoded by the coding sequence ATGTGGTCTATTATAGCAAAAAAAGAAATCAAACAACTTATTAGCAGACAGTATTTTATACTATTGAGTATCATTACTTGGTGTACGATAAGCATTTCTGTTTTTAATGGATTTAAAAATTACCAAAATATAAAACAACAGCAAGAGGATGCCCAAAAGTTATTTCAAAACGAATTATCTGAAAAAGATCGTGATCCACACTCTGCTGCTCATTTTGGGACTTATATATTCAAACCATTTACCTCTTTAAGTCTTTACGATCCTGGAGTTAATAACTATAGTGGCACTACATACAGAGTAGAAGCTCATAAACAATCAGAAATGAATTTTTCTAACATTCCTGATACTACTACAATTATGCGTTTTGGGGAACTTCCTGTTAGTACTGTTTTTCAATTATTAATTCCCTTATTAATTATTTTTATTTCTTTCTCTTCTATTTCAAAAGAAAGGGAAACCGGGACCTTAAAAATTCTTTTTTCTCAAGGTTTACATCATCGCTCTTTAGTATGGGGAAAAATTTTTGGTAATTACTTTATTATTACACTAATTACTTTACCTGTTTTTATATGTATTCTAATTACAGGAGTATCTAGCACTGAACTATTCATTAAAGCTATATCATTTTGTATAGCATATAGTATCTATTTTTTTATAATCACCAGTATTTGCGTGCTTATTTCTTATCAAACTAAAACTTCTAGAAACTCCTTACTATCACTTCTTTGTATTTGGATTTTATTGTGTGTCATTTTTCCAAAACTTGTTGCTAGCATTGCTGAAACAAAATACCCTCTTATCTCTTATCATAAATTTAATAAGCAAATTGATCATGATTTTTCTTTTGGGGTACATGAAGATGGTACATACAATGAGCGAAGAAAAAAAACAGAAACTAAACTACTTGCTCAATACAATGTAGATAGTATTTCTCATTTACCTATTAATATAGATGGTGCATTATTACAAGCTTCAGAGGATTATAATAGTAAGATCCATCACCTTCGATCTATTCCTATTTCACAACAAATGGAACGGCAAAAATCCATGTTCAAGATAGCCGCTTTCTTTACTCCTTATATTTCAATACATCAAGCATCTATGGCTTTTTCCGGAACCGATTTATATCATCATCAGGATTTTCATAAAAACGCCAAAATATATCGTGATGATTTTGTAAAAACATTAAATGCAGAACTTACCAAAATCCCAAAAAACAAAGAACATACTGTAAGTACTGAATTTTTAAAGAACATGAAAAAATTTAACTATGAGCAACCCTTGATCAGGTTTGTATTCGGTAAACAATATCTAGTATTTATCTCTTTCTTTTATTGGTTGGCGCTACTAATATTTCTAATTGAAATTAGTATTAAAAAGAACAATATTCTATAA
- a CDS encoding lanthionine synthetase LanC family protein yields the protein MNEIEKCIHDEVLWIAEELIKASKEDENGLFWETLHKEPYGDFYNQVNEEIYNGVSGISLFFISLYKYTNNEEYLQIAKKSIAWTVSHIETLPIKYYTFYTGTIGVIYTLIKLYEVSGNPSDLETANALFLSLKNGIIDKVELDDLLSGNAGNLFVITLLYTYTQDPEQESVIRVLVERLIRNARISKYGLKWGYVSGTIDSLIGMSHGTCGIAHVLLEVGEALDYSELKWVAEKAFAFEDEYYSVSLASWVDMRVSDNPEIKDLALEQGLSYYLENEKSMNAWAHGNSGIGLSRCNAYTILKKKRHKISAIRAVSNTISDIEKEKDIPNYTLSTGLGSWIELLLTTSRVLKEESFMKEAKNLAKKAIDYRESNSFYGSGWYSNKSDPALLVGTSGIGHLFLQLLNENIDSILLPKIKSKKQLPPESKITLASFKKSIYEKYLERTIWFLENNGICVDKVYESGYNGFNSRGFSRKILGLIKVLDEEKKRMAMDIFKLESIIIDMHINVNYNIYREHKRDFFREQLSKFESQDFSIFHEYKFQISRHVKIVNCEWQWAQSDKKACLENQYDNKGDYNVLLRLGRHHVYEFPISQSSAFLLDILKRPRTLYNVIELLKRKLETNNEEILQQKFIQQLKYFMEQNFVEAKKYAG from the coding sequence ATGAATGAAATAGAAAAATGTATACATGATGAGGTCTTATGGATTGCAGAAGAATTGATTAAAGCTTCAAAAGAAGACGAAAATGGATTGTTTTGGGAAACACTACATAAAGAACCTTATGGAGATTTTTATAATCAGGTTAATGAAGAAATTTATAATGGAGTTTCAGGAATTTCCTTATTCTTTATTTCCTTATATAAGTATACTAACAATGAAGAATACTTACAAATAGCAAAAAAAAGTATTGCCTGGACAGTTTCTCATATAGAAACATTGCCCATTAAATATTATACTTTTTATACAGGAACAATTGGAGTTATCTATACTTTGATTAAACTGTATGAGGTTTCAGGAAATCCTTCAGATTTAGAAACAGCTAATGCCTTGTTTTTGAGTCTTAAAAACGGAATCATTGATAAGGTTGAATTGGATGATCTGTTAAGCGGAAATGCCGGAAATCTTTTTGTAATAACTTTACTGTATACGTATACCCAAGACCCTGAACAGGAAAGTGTTATTCGAGTACTTGTAGAAAGATTAATAAGGAATGCCCGTATCTCAAAATACGGACTCAAATGGGGTTATGTTAGTGGTACCATAGATAGTTTAATAGGAATGTCCCATGGTACATGTGGTATTGCACATGTTTTATTAGAAGTAGGAGAGGCTTTAGATTATTCAGAATTAAAATGGGTCGCAGAAAAAGCTTTTGCGTTTGAAGATGAGTACTACAGCGTATCTTTAGCTTCCTGGGTAGATATGCGAGTTTCTGATAATCCCGAAATAAAAGACTTAGCTTTAGAACAGGGGCTATCGTACTATTTAGAAAATGAAAAAAGTATGAATGCCTGGGCACATGGTAATTCAGGAATAGGACTTTCAAGGTGTAATGCGTATACAATCCTTAAAAAGAAAAGACATAAAATTTCTGCAATAAGGGCAGTGTCTAATACAATTTCTGATATAGAAAAAGAGAAGGATATACCCAATTATACATTGAGTACAGGTTTGGGTTCATGGATAGAGTTATTACTCACTACCTCTCGAGTTCTAAAAGAGGAATCATTTATGAAAGAAGCTAAAAACTTAGCGAAAAAAGCAATTGACTATAGAGAGAGTAACAGTTTTTATGGATCAGGATGGTACTCAAATAAATCAGATCCTGCTTTGCTAGTTGGTACCTCAGGGATAGGACATTTGTTTTTACAACTATTAAATGAAAATATAGATTCTATACTGCTGCCAAAAATTAAATCAAAAAAACAATTACCACCTGAAAGCAAAATTACTTTGGCAAGTTTTAAAAAGAGTATTTATGAGAAATATTTAGAACGTACTATTTGGTTTTTAGAAAATAATGGTATTTGTGTAGACAAAGTTTATGAAAGTGGGTATAATGGATTTAATAGTCGAGGTTTCTCTAGAAAGATTTTAGGGTTGATCAAAGTTTTGGATGAAGAAAAAAAGAGGATGGCTATGGATATTTTTAAACTAGAAAGTATAATCATTGATATGCATATCAATGTCAATTATAATATATATAGAGAACATAAAAGAGATTTTTTTAGAGAACAATTGTCCAAATTTGAGAGTCAGGATTTTAGCATATTTCATGAATATAAATTTCAGATAAGTAGACATGTTAAGATAGTAAACTGTGAATGGCAATGGGCACAATCAGATAAAAAGGCTTGTTTAGAAAACCAATATGATAATAAAGGTGATTATAATGTGCTATTAAGATTAGGTAGACATCACGTTTACGAATTCCCTATTAGTCAATCAAGTGCATTTTTACTCGATATTTTGAAAAGGCCAAGAACGCTTTATAATGTAATAGAGTTACTAAAAAGGAAGTTAGAAACAAATAATGAAGAAATACTACAGCAAAAATTTATACAACAGCTAAAATATTTTATGGAACAGAATTTTGTAGAAGCAAAAAAATATGCGGGCTAA